From the genome of Patescibacteria group bacterium, one region includes:
- the pilM gene encoding type IV pilus assembly protein PilM, with the protein MLEYFNIKREIFGLDISDLSLKIIQLKKNKQGLELACFGETKIEPDVIKNGEIKDTNKLARIIETGIRQVKGEKINTKYVITSLPEEKAYLQVIQMPKVPEENLKSAVIYEAENYIPTPLDQVYLDFQIVPSLTDNLDHYDILIAALPKLTVDPYVSSLKLAGLEPVALEIESLAIARAIIENQKAESPVLLIDFGATKTSFIIFSGRALRFTSSISVSSTHFTEIISKALKITINKAEALKIKHGLTGKTNIDNKGKAKGKEQKKIFEALIPVLVDLTQQIKKRLEYYRTHASHEHLNPENKEVSKIFLCGGGSNLKGLDELLSMELKIPVEIGNPWINISGKKQIQFEKEQSLAYTTALGLSLRAMKENNEI; encoded by the coding sequence ATGCTGGAATATTTTAATATAAAAAGAGAAATATTTGGGTTAGACATTTCTGATTTATCCTTGAAGATTATTCAACTTAAAAAAAATAAGCAGGGATTAGAACTTGCTTGTTTTGGAGAAACAAAAATAGAACCAGATGTTATTAAAAACGGAGAAATAAAAGATACGAATAAACTGGCAAGAATAATTGAAACAGGCATCAGACAAGTGAAAGGAGAGAAAATAAACACAAAATATGTAATTACTTCTTTGCCAGAGGAAAAAGCATATCTTCAAGTAATCCAGATGCCAAAAGTGCCAGAAGAAAATCTGAAATCAGCTGTTATTTATGAAGCTGAAAATTATATTCCAACCCCTCTAGATCAAGTTTATTTAGATTTTCAGATTGTGCCTTCTTTAACAGATAATTTAGACCATTATGATATTTTAATTGCTGCTCTTCCTAAGCTGACTGTTGATCCTTATGTTTCGTCTTTAAAACTGGCAGGATTAGAACCAGTTGCTTTAGAGATCGAATCATTAGCTATTGCCAGAGCCATAATAGAAAATCAAAAAGCAGAATCTCCTGTGCTTTTAATTGATTTCGGGGCAACAAAAACAAGCTTCATAATATTTTCTGGTCGTGCTTTAAGATTCACTTCTTCAATTTCAGTTTCTTCAACTCATTTTACTGAAATTATTTCAAAAGCTTTGAAAATAACAATAAATAAAGCCGAGGCTTTGAAAATAAAACATGGATTAACCGGAAAAACTAATATAGATAATAAAGGAAAGGCAAAGGGCAAGGAACAAAAAAAAATATTTGAAGCTTTAATTCCAGTTTTAGTTGATTTAACCCAACAAATAAAAAAGCGTTTGGAATATTACCGAACTCATGCCAGTCATGAACATTTAAATCCTGAGAATAAAGAGGTTTCAAAGATTTTCCTATGCGGAGGAGGCTCCAATTTAAAAGGTCTTGATGAGCTTTTATCAATGGAATTGAAAATACCTGTTGAAATTGGAAATCCTTGGATAAATATTTCAGGGAAAAAACAGATCCAATTTGAAAAAGAGCAATCTTTAGCATATACAACGGCTTTAGGTCTTAGCCTAAGAGCAATGAAAGAAAATAACGAAATTTAA